A genomic window from Aquitalea aquatilis includes:
- a CDS encoding pyrimidine/purine nucleoside phosphorylase: MEQFDNVSVAKRANVYFDGKCVSHSITLADGTRKSVGVILPSKLLFNTGAPEIMELLEGQCRITLAGSNEAVSYQGGQSFNVPGDSSFQIEVLETLHYVCHFG, encoded by the coding sequence ATGGAACAGTTCGATAATGTCAGCGTGGCCAAGCGTGCCAATGTTTATTTTGACGGCAAATGTGTCAGCCACAGCATCACCCTGGCCGATGGCACCCGCAAGTCGGTAGGCGTGATTCTGCCGTCCAAGCTGCTGTTCAATACCGGTGCGCCGGAAATCATGGAGTTGCTGGAAGGGCAGTGCCGCATCACGCTGGCCGGCAGCAACGAAGCGGTAAGCTATCAGGGTGGCCAGAGCTTTAATGTGCCAGGTGACAGCTCCTTCCAGATTGAAGTGCTGGAAACCCTGCACTACGTGTGTCATTTCGGCTGA
- a CDS encoding HD-GYP domain-containing protein, translated as MSQPPSKIKLPGSFLRVGEQLTVDVYAKNGFLLLKKGHYVLTPEQRERLMDVAHGDVEEVAVRLERERLDRAAQREREAVSMTPKNPLVEVGFMAGRLEALLLHGLAVPGLAGRLEEMAEELLLLTQRFRDGMLASLFLVPVRSHSLKVATLLALLGRRLGLEPARLHSLVCAGLSMNVAISQLLNQLGVQRQALTLSQQEEIYAHPVMGSAILREAGVVDEHWHLLVQTHHEQDDGQGYPAGLRGEEIHPDARLLALVDNLCEHLQQDAVLPSLVMASLFRGELGQFAPSLVTLLIKEMGIYPPGTFVRLASNEIAVVTHSGDKANQPRVAALRKLDGPPYADVLLRDTRQSGYRVLEAVAAASAAVKPAYLTRLWTSRLG; from the coding sequence ATGTCCCAGCCGCCATCCAAGATAAAGCTTCCCGGCAGTTTTCTGCGCGTGGGAGAGCAGCTTACCGTAGATGTATACGCCAAAAACGGCTTTCTGCTGCTGAAAAAAGGCCACTATGTGCTGACACCCGAACAGCGCGAGCGGCTGATGGATGTGGCACACGGGGACGTAGAGGAAGTGGCGGTCAGGCTGGAGCGGGAGCGGCTGGACCGGGCGGCGCAGCGCGAACGTGAAGCCGTTAGCATGACCCCCAAAAATCCGCTGGTGGAAGTCGGCTTCATGGCGGGGCGGCTGGAAGCCTTGCTCTTGCATGGCCTAGCGGTGCCGGGGCTGGCCGGTCGGCTGGAAGAAATGGCCGAAGAGCTGTTGTTACTCACGCAGCGTTTTCGCGATGGCATGTTGGCCTCGCTGTTTCTGGTGCCTGTCCGCTCGCATAGCCTGAAGGTGGCTACGCTGCTGGCACTCCTGGGGCGGCGGCTGGGGCTGGAACCAGCCCGGCTGCATAGCCTGGTGTGCGCTGGTTTGTCGATGAATGTGGCCATTAGCCAGCTATTAAACCAGTTGGGGGTGCAGCGGCAGGCCCTGACGCTGAGCCAGCAGGAGGAGATCTATGCCCACCCGGTAATGGGGTCGGCCATTCTGCGCGAGGCGGGCGTGGTGGATGAGCACTGGCATTTGCTGGTGCAGACCCATCACGAACAGGACGATGGCCAGGGTTACCCTGCGGGCTTGCGTGGGGAGGAGATTCATCCGGATGCCCGTTTGCTGGCGCTGGTCGATAATCTGTGTGAGCACTTGCAACAGGATGCGGTGTTGCCATCACTGGTGATGGCCAGCCTGTTTCGCGGCGAGCTGGGGCAATTTGCGCCGTCGCTGGTGACCTTGTTGATCAAGGAAATGGGTATTTACCCGCCAGGCACATTCGTGCGGCTGGCCAGCAATGAAATTGCCGTGGTGACGCATAGTGGTGACAAAGCCAACCAGCCGCGGGTGGCAGCTTTGCGCAAGCTGGACGGCCCGCCCTATGCGGATGTGCTGCTGCGCGATACTCGCCAGTCTGGCTATCGCGTACTCGAGGCAGTGGCTGCCGCCAGTGCCGCCGTCAAGCCGGCCTATCTGACCCGCTTGTGGACTTCGCGACTGGGCTGA
- a CDS encoding dienelactone hydrolase family protein, with protein MDTFNPPRRAFIQGALAAGFALAVQPVRAGSIATDSRALDSGLAGIPLDDGILPVYFARPAASSSLPVVLVVQEIFGVHEHIRDICRRLAKLGYLAVAPELYFRQGNPAASPDIASIIKDIVSKVPDAQVMQDLDATLGWAVAHGGDASRVAITGFCWGGRISWLYASHNPHVKAGIAWYGKLEGTHDALTPAQPTDLAARLTVPVLGLYGGQDNSIPQDSVERMRQALQQGQSGSQIVVYPTAGHAFNADYRSSYQAAAAQDGWQRLQAWLDSHGMQASKPAGTD; from the coding sequence ATGGATACTTTCAACCCGCCGCGCCGCGCTTTCATTCAGGGCGCGCTGGCCGCCGGTTTTGCACTGGCCGTACAGCCGGTGAGGGCCGGCAGCATCGCCACCGACAGCCGGGCGCTGGATAGCGGCCTCGCCGGCATTCCGCTGGACGATGGCATTCTCCCCGTTTATTTCGCTCGCCCCGCCGCCAGCAGCAGCCTGCCGGTTGTGCTGGTGGTGCAGGAAATTTTCGGCGTGCACGAGCACATTCGCGATATCTGTCGCCGCCTGGCCAAGCTGGGCTATCTGGCAGTGGCGCCCGAGCTGTATTTTCGCCAGGGCAATCCGGCGGCAAGCCCGGACATTGCCAGCATCATCAAGGACATCGTCAGCAAGGTGCCCGACGCACAGGTGATGCAGGATCTTGACGCCACACTGGGCTGGGCCGTCGCGCATGGCGGTGATGCCAGCCGCGTCGCCATCACCGGTTTTTGCTGGGGTGGGCGCATCAGTTGGCTATATGCCAGCCACAATCCGCACGTGAAAGCCGGCATCGCCTGGTATGGCAAACTGGAAGGCACACATGATGCACTGACGCCAGCCCAGCCGACCGACCTGGCGGCCCGCCTGACCGTGCCGGTTCTGGGCCTGTACGGAGGGCAAGACAACAGCATCCCGCAAGACAGCGTTGAGCGCATGCGGCAAGCCTTGCAGCAAGGGCAAAGTGGCTCGCAAATTGTGGTGTATCCAACAGCCGGCCATGCTTTCAACGCCGATTACCGCTCTTCCTACCAGGCGGCCGCAGCACAAGATGGCTGGCAGCGACTGCAAGCCTGGCTGGACAGCCATGGCATGCAGGCCAGCAAGCCGGCCGGTACCGACTAG
- a CDS encoding HD domain-containing phosphohydrolase, protein MSDEVQLQFVREDAEGFQDFRDVLSDYAPQIEKLASQLGQNPSSPELVGDLFRLIHTIKGDAGLCRVMFVVPFAHALEGLLARLRSGELLYQEVMGDVLLLVLDRIELVMAQIASARPVDEGQMHTLLEALCSLESLPLPSVLATCSRLVAAMVGVQGKSEAPAVAEGARSVLQSRQQDMLLFRTLALQLEQRMPEFLGRSERNLKLALELNRQAGGWVDAEQLEAAVYMHDVGMMFLPEAVWLKLGQINDNERRLMALHPAWVAGLLGRMPGWEEAALMVLQHHETPDGEGYPYGLASGEISQGARILALVDAFEAVMLKHAHRGQRRSMLRAAAELNAADDQFERAWLDPFNQVIRRMLEQSPA, encoded by the coding sequence ATGAGCGATGAAGTGCAACTGCAGTTTGTGCGGGAAGACGCGGAAGGCTTTCAGGACTTCCGCGACGTGCTGTCCGACTATGCACCGCAAATCGAGAAACTGGCTTCTCAGCTGGGGCAGAATCCGTCCTCGCCCGAGCTGGTGGGCGATCTCTTCCGTTTGATACATACCATCAAGGGCGATGCCGGGCTGTGCCGGGTGATGTTCGTGGTGCCGTTTGCTCATGCGCTGGAGGGCTTGCTGGCCCGGCTGCGCAGTGGCGAGCTGCTGTATCAGGAGGTGATGGGCGACGTGCTGCTGCTGGTGCTGGATCGCATCGAGCTGGTCATGGCGCAGATCGCCAGTGCGCGTCCGGTGGATGAGGGGCAGATGCATACCTTGCTGGAGGCCCTGTGTTCGCTGGAAAGCCTGCCACTGCCCTCGGTGCTGGCGACTTGTTCGCGGCTGGTGGCTGCCATGGTGGGCGTACAGGGCAAGAGTGAAGCGCCGGCGGTGGCCGAGGGCGCGAGGTCGGTTTTACAGTCGCGCCAGCAGGACATGTTGCTGTTTCGCACCCTGGCGCTGCAGCTGGAACAGCGCATGCCGGAGTTTCTCGGCCGCAGTGAGCGCAATCTCAAGCTGGCGCTGGAGTTGAATCGTCAGGCCGGTGGCTGGGTGGATGCCGAGCAGCTGGAGGCTGCGGTATACATGCACGATGTCGGCATGATGTTCTTGCCGGAGGCTGTATGGCTGAAACTGGGGCAGATCAATGACAACGAGCGCCGGCTGATGGCCTTGCACCCGGCCTGGGTGGCCGGCTTGCTGGGGCGCATGCCGGGTTGGGAAGAGGCGGCGCTGATGGTGCTGCAACACCACGAAACGCCGGATGGTGAAGGTTATCCTTATGGCTTGGCCAGTGGTGAAATCAGCCAGGGCGCGCGCATTCTGGCCTTGGTGGACGCGTTTGAGGCGGTGATGCTCAAGCATGCTCATCGTGGGCAACGCCGCTCCATGTTGCGGGCTGCGGCGGAGCTGAATGCGGCGGATGACCAGTTTGAACGGGCCTGGCTTGACCCGTTCAATCAGGTGATTCGCCGCATGCTGGAGCAGTCTCCCGCCTAG
- a CDS encoding HD domain-containing protein gives MNPSFAVLQKQIDFILEVDKLKSVLRKTKPLGLERYENSAEHSWQAALLALSMAQHAPVPLDVDKVIRMLLIHDLGEIDTGDVIVYAETDSAAREAEELAAIRRICGLLPQDQANGLVALWQEFEARQTAEARFARAMDRLMPILLNLSRQGQSWRENGISKQQVLAMAVSKVSDGCPLAGEWLLQALDAAEQQGFFASADTARG, from the coding sequence GTGAACCCCTCTTTTGCCGTATTGCAAAAACAGATCGATTTCATTCTGGAAGTCGACAAGCTCAAATCCGTGTTGCGCAAAACCAAACCTCTGGGGCTGGAACGTTATGAAAATTCGGCTGAGCACAGCTGGCAGGCCGCGCTGCTGGCGCTGAGCATGGCGCAGCACGCGCCGGTGCCGCTGGATGTCGACAAAGTGATTCGCATGCTGCTGATTCACGACCTGGGCGAAATCGACACGGGCGATGTCATCGTCTATGCCGAGACCGACAGCGCGGCGCGCGAAGCAGAAGAACTGGCCGCCATCCGCCGCATCTGCGGCCTGCTGCCGCAAGATCAGGCCAACGGACTGGTAGCGCTGTGGCAGGAATTTGAAGCCCGCCAGACTGCCGAGGCCCGCTTTGCCCGCGCCATGGACCGGCTGATGCCCATTCTGCTCAACCTGAGTCGCCAGGGCCAAAGCTGGCGTGAAAACGGCATCAGCAAACAGCAGGTGCTCGCCATGGCCGTCAGCAAGGTAAGCGATGGTTGCCCGCTGGCCGGCGAGTGGCTGCTACAGGCACTGGACGCTGCGGAACAGCAGGGTTTCTTCGCCTCCGCTGACACAGCCCGTGGATAG
- a CDS encoding cold-shock protein — protein sequence MATGTVKWFNDSKGFGFITPDEGGDDVFAHFSQINAKGFRTLAENQRVSFDIVDGPKGKQASNIQPL from the coding sequence ATGGCAACCGGTACCGTTAAGTGGTTCAACGACTCCAAAGGTTTTGGCTTCATCACTCCGGATGAAGGTGGCGATGACGTATTCGCTCACTTCTCCCAAATCAATGCTAAAGGCTTCCGCACCCTGGCTGAAAACCAGCGCGTAAGCTTCGACATCGTTGATGGCCCGAAGGGCAAACAGGCCTCCAACATCCAGCC